In the genome of bacterium, the window GCGCGGGCGGTCCACGCCGACGAGAACGGGATGGTGGACCCGGCGATCCTGGAAGGGGAGGGGCGCCTCGAGCTGGTCGGGGCGCGCCACCCGCTGCTGCTGGCCGCGCTCGGCGAGCGCACGGTGCCGATCGACCTGCGGGCGGGCGGCGGGACGCGCACGCTCGTCGTCACCGGCCCGAACACCGGCGGCAAGACCGTGGTGCTCAAGACGGCGGGGCTCTTCTGCCTGATGGCGCAGAGCGGGATGCACGTGCCGGCGGAGGCGGGGACCGGGATGAGCTGCTTCACGGAGGTCCTCGCGGACATCGGCGACGAGCAGTCGATCCAGCAGAACCTCTCGACCTTTTCCGGGCACGTGCGCAACCTCGTCTCGATCCTCGGGAAGGCGGGTCCGGGCACCCTCGTCCTCCTCGACGAGCTGGGCGCCGGGACCGACCCCTCCGAGGGCGCGGCGCTCGGCGTGGCGATCCTCGAGGAGGTGCAGCGCCGCGGGGCGCTGACGATCGCGACGACGCACCACAACGCGGTCAAGGTCTGGGCGGCGACGACTTCCGGGGCGATGAACGCGGCGATGGAGTTCGACGAGAGCACGCTGCGGCCGACCTATCGGCTGCTCGCCGGGATTCCCGGGCGCAGCCAGGCGCTCGTGATCGCCGAGCGCTACGGTCTCGACCCGGCGGTCATCGCGCGGGCGCGCGAGCAGCGCACCATCGGCGAGGAGCGCTTCGACCGCCTGATGGAGGACCTGGAGCGCGAGCGCGCGGCTGCGGCCCGCGAGCGCCTGGCCGCCGCCACCGCGAGCGCGGCGATCGCCGCCGAGCGGCGCGAGCTGGAGGCGGAGGCGGCGAAACAGCGTCGCGCCTTCGAAGAGCGCCGCGAGCGGCTCCAGCGGGAGGCGCGCCCGGCGCTGCGTGAGGCGGAGCGCGAGTTGCAGGAGCAGGTGCGCCTGCTGCGCGAGCAGCGCAACGCGGAGGCCGCCGAGCGCGTCAAGGTCTCGGCGAAGAAGCTCCGCGATCTGACCGTCGCGCACCTGGGCGCCCCTGGGCCGGCCGCGGCGTCGCCGGATGCGGTCGTCGCCGGCGAGCAGGTCTTCATCGAGCGGCTGCAGGCGTGGGGGACGGTCGCCGAGGGGGCGGAAGGGCAGGGGAGCGCGACGGTCATCGTCGGCGACAAGCGCTTCACCGTGCCGCTGGCGGAGCTCTCCCGGCGCGCGGAGGGGGCGGCGCCGCCCTCGCCCGGAAAGGTCGAGCGGCAGGCGGGACGCGGCCGCTACGCCTACACGGTGCCGGAGCTGGCGACCACGACGCTGGATCTGCGCGGCCGGCGCGCCGAGGAGGCGCTCGCCGCGCTCGACCGTTTTCTCGACGACGCCGTGCTCAACGGCCTCGTGAAGGTTTCCGTCCTCCACGGCAAGGGGACCGGGCGGCTCCAGGAGGCGGTGCGGGAGGCCCTCGGCACAGACCGGCGCGTCGCGGCCTTCGCGTACGCGCCGTCCGAGCAGGGAGGCACCGGCGTCACCCTCGTCACCCTGGCCACCTGAGGGCGGCGCGTGGCGTTCAGCTCGGTCATCTTCCTCTTCCTCTTCCTCCCGGCGACGCTGCTGGCCTGGCTCGTCAGCGGGGCGCGGGTGCGCCTGCCTCTCCTGGTGGCCCTGAGCTTTCTCTTCGCCTTCTGGGGTTCGGGGACACTCCTCCTGCTGCTGGCGGGTTCCGTGGCCTTCAACTACGGCTTCGGCCTGGCGATCGCCGCCGCCGGCGCGGGGGCGGCGGGTGCCGCGCCCACCCGGCGTGCCAAGGCCCTCCTGGCGCTCGGGATCGCCGGGAACCTCCTGCTTCTCGGCTACTTCAAGTACCTCGACTTCGCGCTCGGCGCCGTCGCGGCCGCGCTGCGGTCGGCGGGGCTCGCGGCCCCCGCGATCCGTGCGGCGGCCGGCGCGGCCCTGCCCCTGGGCATCAGCTTCTTCACGTTCAAGGCGGTCAGCTACCTGATCGACGTCTTCCGCGGGCAGGCGGCGCCCGCGCGGAATCCTCTCCACCTGGCCGCCTACGTCTCCCTGTTCCCGCAGCTGACGGCCGGGCCGATCGGCCGCTGGACCGACCTCGGCCCCCAGCTCGCCTCGCCCCCGCGGCCGGACGCGGCGCTCTTCTCGCACGGCGCGTTCCGGTTCGTCTTCGGCCTGGCCAAGAAGGTCCTCGTCGCCGACACCCTCGGCGTCGCCGCGGACGAGGTCTTCGGCCTCGACCCCGCGCGGGTGGGCATGGGCGGGGCCTGGCTCGGGGCCGTGGCGTACACGCTCCAGATCTACTTCGACTTCTCCGGCTACTCCGACATGGCCATCGGCGTGGGGCGCATGCTCGGCCTGCGCTTCGCGGAGAACTTCGACCTCCCCTACCGCGCGCGCTCGGTGCGGGAGTTCTGGCGCCGCTGGCACATCTCGCTGTCGACCTGGTTCCGAGACTATCTCTACATCCCGCTCGGCGGAGGCCGCGTGGCGCCGCACCGGGTGATGCTCAACCTCCTGGCCGTCTTCACGCTCTGCGGCCTCTGGCACGGCGCGAGCTGGACGTTCGTCGCCTGGGGGCTCTACCACGGGCTCTTCCTCGCGGCGGAGCGCACCCGCCTCGGCGCCGCGCTCGAGCGGGCGCCCCGCCCCGCCCAGCATCTCTACGCGCTGCTCGTCGTCACGGTCGGCTGGGTGCTCTTTCGCGCCGACAGCCTCACGGCGGGGGCCCAGCTAGTCCGCGCGATGTTCGTCCCCGCCCCGGGCGTCCCGCTCGTGGCCCTGGCGCGCTACGACACGATCATCTTCAAGGCGGCGCTCCTGGCGGCCCTGGTGGGCTCGACGCCGCTGCCCGGCAAGGCGGTCGGGTGGCTGCGGCTGAGACTCGAGGCCGCACCCGCGGCGCGCGGGGGTTGGCTGCTCTGGGCGTACCAGGGAGGCGCCTGCGTGACGCTCGCCCTGCTCCTCGTGCTCTCGGCGATGCACGTGGCGTCCGGCAGCTCGGCGCCATTCCTCTACGCGCAGTTCTGAGGGGCGACGCGGGCATGGGCCGTCCCACATTCGCGCACGTCTCCTCGGCCATCCTCCTCGGGCTGTTGTTGCTGCCGGCCGCCCGCATGCCCTTCGTGGACGTCGCAGCGTACGACAAGGACTTCGCGCGGCGCGAGAACCGCGCGCCGGCGAAGCTGGACCTGCGACCGGGGGCCGGCGGGCTCCGGGGGAGCCTTCGGGCGGTCGAGTCGTGGTTCTCGGACCGGTACGGGTTTCGGACGGAGCTCATAAGACTCAGGACGAGGCTCTACCTGGCGGCCGGCCAGTCGCCGCGCGAGGACCTCGTCGTCCTCGGCAAGGACGGGTGGCTCTACCTCGGCAACGGCCACGGCCGGGTCATCGACAAGACGACGGGCCGGCTGCGCTTCACGGAAGCCGAGCTCGAGGCCTACCTGGCGAACCTCGAGAGCATGCGGGAGCTCGTCGCCGCCCGCGGCGCCCGGCTCATGGTCGTCGTCGCCCCGGAGAAGCACACGGTCTACCCCGAGCATCTCCCCGTCTGGGCGCGCAATGTCGATGAAGAGACGTTGACCCGGCAGGTCTCCCGGCGCCTGGGCGGCGGCGTGCTCTTCACCGACCTCACGGAGGCGCTGCGCGCCGCGAAGGCGTCGTCGCCGCGGCCGCTGTACTTCAAGGCCGACACGCACTGGAATTCGCGCGGGGCGTACGTCGCGTATCGCAGCATCATGGGCGTGGTCGGTCGGCACTTCCCGGAGGCGAGGGCGCTCGAGGAGCCGCGCTACCGGGAGGCAATCGTGCCGATGGGCGATCTGCCCCCGATGATCGCCATCCCGGCGGAGCCGGACGCGGTCTCCACCCCCGTGCTCGATGCGGGGTTCAGCCCCCTCTGGCTGGATGGCGACTGCACGCCGGCGGCGGCCAAAGAGGCGGCGGCGCCCGCGGCGAAGGCGAGGCCGGCGCGGCGGCGACGACAGGGCGGCGGTCCGATGATGGCCGAGTGGCGCGACCGGGGGAACTACCTGGCGATCGCGCCCAACGGGTGCAAGGCCGGGCAGGCTGCGGTCGTCACGGGATCGGGTCTGCAGCGGGCGCCCCGGGTGCTGGTCGTGGGGGACTCCTTCACCCGATGGCTCTCGCCGTACCTGAATCAATCCTTCGGGAGCATCGTCTACGTCAACAACGCCGGCGTGACGCGGGCGGGGAAGCTGCGCCCGTACCTCGAGCGGTACGAGCCCGACCTCGTCCTGCTGGAGCTGGTGGAGAGGAACATCCAGCCGCGCTGAGTCTCGGGCGCGGTGCGGGAACATTCCGGTCGCCGGGGGCGTCCTCAGGGCATATCTTTACCCACAACGAGGAGGTGCGACATGAAACGGATTCTTGCCGGAGCCCTGGTCCTTGGCCTCGCGGGCTGCTACGCGGCCGTCACCCCGCAGGGGACGTACATCGAGCCGATGGTCGACTTCTATCTTGCCGGTCCGCCGGCCGTCGTCGTCGAGCCGCCGGGGGTGGCCGTCGCGCCGCTGCCGCCCGTGTACGTCGTCCCCGACCGCCGCGTCTACTACTACAACAACCTCTACTACTACTTCTGGGGCGACACATGGTACTGGGGGCGGGAGCGCCGCGGGCCGTGGCACACCCTGGACCGCAGATACTGGCCGTCGCGCGTGGAGCCCCGCGGCGACCACCGCCGCGACCATGACGACCGCGGCCGGCACCGCGACTAGCGGTCGGCTGACGCGTGCGCGGCGGCAGCGTCCTGCCGCCAGCGCTCCTCCATGGCCGCCTGCCGCTCGGGGCTGACCCGGAAGAACTTCCCCTCGGCCTTG includes:
- a CDS encoding endonuclease MutS2: MDPHSLAVLEYRRVVDLVRERAPSSLGADLLAASLPATDRGEVRRLLRETAQMRALRAAAGGLPWSGSQDVTEQIERARAENAWLEGRHLVRVAEFAGACGRVAKAVLGAEGCPDLAIHGGGIPDVGEIEREILRCLTPEGEVRDDASEELLRLRRGIGRARREVVGALERLIEDAGTASSIQEPIVTLREDRYVIPVKSGGRGAVPGIVHDRSASGQTVFVEPQAVVELNNALREQVLAEREETLRILRSLSARVRRQAGELRAASAAMAALEAIWARAVHADENGMVDPAILEGEGRLELVGARHPLLLAALGERTVPIDLRAGGGTRTLVVTGPNTGGKTVVLKTAGLFCLMAQSGMHVPAEAGTGMSCFTEVLADIGDEQSIQQNLSTFSGHVRNLVSILGKAGPGTLVLLDELGAGTDPSEGAALGVAILEEVQRRGALTIATTHHNAVKVWAATTSGAMNAAMEFDESTLRPTYRLLAGIPGRSQALVIAERYGLDPAVIARAREQRTIGEERFDRLMEDLERERAAAARERLAAATASAAIAAERRELEAEAAKQRRAFEERRERLQREARPALREAERELQEQVRLLREQRNAEAAERVKVSAKKLRDLTVAHLGAPGPAAASPDAVVAGEQVFIERLQAWGTVAEGAEGQGSATVIVGDKRFTVPLAELSRRAEGAAPPSPGKVERQAGRGRYAYTVPELATTTLDLRGRRAEEALAALDRFLDDAVLNGLVKVSVLHGKGTGRLQEAVREALGTDRRVAAFAYAPSEQGGTGVTLVTLAT
- a CDS encoding MBOAT family protein translates to MAFSSVIFLFLFLPATLLAWLVSGARVRLPLLVALSFLFAFWGSGTLLLLLAGSVAFNYGFGLAIAAAGAGAAGAAPTRRAKALLALGIAGNLLLLGYFKYLDFALGAVAAALRSAGLAAPAIRAAAGAALPLGISFFTFKAVSYLIDVFRGQAAPARNPLHLAAYVSLFPQLTAGPIGRWTDLGPQLASPPRPDAALFSHGAFRFVFGLAKKVLVADTLGVAADEVFGLDPARVGMGGAWLGAVAYTLQIYFDFSGYSDMAIGVGRMLGLRFAENFDLPYRARSVREFWRRWHISLSTWFRDYLYIPLGGGRVAPHRVMLNLLAVFTLCGLWHGASWTFVAWGLYHGLFLAAERTRLGAALERAPRPAQHLYALLVVTVGWVLFRADSLTAGAQLVRAMFVPAPGVPLVALARYDTIIFKAALLAALVGSTPLPGKAVGWLRLRLEAAPAARGGWLLWAYQGGACVTLALLLVLSAMHVASGSSAPFLYAQF